Proteins encoded within one genomic window of Humulus lupulus chromosome 1, drHumLupu1.1, whole genome shotgun sequence:
- the LOC133788334 gene encoding protein kinase STUNTED-like: MTAFEECLIVHQNTKKERIVLVGIRIDSHSREILSWALVKVAEPGDSVVAIHICRNSDEALKKKPSLDDYLEVYQGLCSVKKVELTGQILTGSSGRRALVREAKSYGAEALVLGISKQSNIRSRISTAKYCAKRLSSTTEVLAIHNGKILFRRCPIVELSGPQEDDPKGPKQGLFTAKETVSEFGDSEAETETVISICETTRSADSFSLTSHQERRRSLSRSDSLLSTDSFSMDQKLGWPLLRRSSSGTSNTPKAKNISVVQWVMNLPDRSPLQYLHCPTIVENPNMEAELSDFDNDTSNSIKLSDFNEIPEGLQNLLQTNSCGCKWFTLDDLKASTSHFSSENLIGKGGCNRVYKGTLEDGKLVAIKILEPSKQGWKDFAIEFDIISSLKHKRISSLLGICVEDNALISVYDFLPNGSLEENLHGKKEDKFVLSWELRYDVAIGIAEALHYLHKESPQPVIHRDIKSANILLSNEFEAKLSDFGLAIWGPITSSFLTQGDVVGTFGYLAPEYFMYGKVSDKIDVYAFGVVLLELLSGRRPINSDSPKGQESLVMWAKPILESRDVKALLDPDLDGKVDEVQMKRMVLAATLCLIRSSRLRPSIIQIMKILKGEEDIEKWANSKNNLRQHDIAENQEQEDDEVYPNSSAELHLSLALLDVDDDEMTSFSSTDRCSSLYLDESYKDRWSRSSSFD, from the exons ATGACTGCGTTTGAGGAGTGTTTGATTGTTCATCAGAACACAAAAAAGGAGAGAATTGTTTTAGTTGGTATTCGAATCGATAGCCATAGCAGAGAGATTCTCAGCTGGGCTCTTGTGAAGGTTGCTGAGCCTGGAGATTCTGTTGTTGCAATCCATATCTGTCGAAATTCAG ATGAAGCTTTGAAAAAGAAACCCTCTTTAGATGATTACCTGGAAGTGTACCAAGGCTTATGTAGTGTTAAAAAG GTGGAACTTACTGGTCAGATATTAACAGGAAGTTCAGGCAGAAGGGCCCTGGTGAGAGAGGCAAAGAGTTATGGTGCTGAAGCTCTGGTTTTGGGCATAAGTAAACAAAGCAATATTCG GAGTAGGATTTCCACAGCCAAATACTGTGCCAAGAGACTATCTTCAACCACAGAGGTTCTGGCTATTCACAATGGGAAAATTCTCTTCAGGAGGTGCCCCATCGTTGAACTTTCAG GCCCTCAAGAGGATGATCCCAAAGGACCCAAACAAGGTCTTTTTACAGCAAAAGAAACTGTGTCTGAATTTGGTGACTCTGAAGCGGAGACAGAAACTGTGATATCTATTTGTGAAACGACAAGGAGTGCTGACTCTTTCAGCCTAACAAGCCATCAAGAAAGGAGAAGAAGCCTTTCAAGATCAGATTCTCTTCTTTCAACAGATTCTTTTTCTATGGACCAAAAGCTTGGTTGGCCTTTGCTCAGAAGATCAAGTTCAGGGACCTCAAATACCCCAAAGGCAAAGAACATCTCAGTGGTTCAATGGGTAATGAACTTACCAGATCGGTCTCCACTGCAATATCTACATTGTCCAACTATAGTAGAGAACCCCAACATGGAAGCAGAGCTCAGTGACTTTGATAATGACACTAGTAATAGTATCAAGTTATCTGATTTTAATGAAATACCAGAAGGGTTGCAAAATCTCTTACAAACCAACTCATGTGGTTGCAAATGGTTCACTCTTGATGATCTCAAAGCTTCAACTTCTCATTTCTCTTCag AAAACTTGATTGGAAAAGGAGGGTGTAACCGTGTGTATAAGGGAACTCTTGAAGATGGAAAATTAGTGGCAATTAAGATTCTTGAACCATCAAAACAAGGGTGGAAAGATTTCGCCATCGAATTCGACATTATATCTTCTTTGAAGCACAAACGCATTTCTTCTTTGCTGGGAATTTGTGTTGAAGATAATGCTTTGATATCTGTTTATGATTTTCTTCCTAATGGAAGCTTAGAAGAAAATCTACATG gtaagAAGGAAGACAAGTTTGTTTTGTCATGGGAGCTAAGATATGATGTAGCTATTGGGATTGCCGAAGCTCTCCATTACCTTCACAAAGAAAGTCCTCAACCAGTGATTCATAGAGATATTAAGTCTGCAAACATTCTTCTCTCTAATGAGTTTGAAGCAAAg TTATCTGATTTTGGATTGGCTATATGGGGTCCCATAACTTCATCTTTTTTGACCCAAGGAGATGTGGTTGGAACATTTGGCTATCTAGCACCTGAGTATTTTATGTATGGAAAAGTCAGTGACAAGATTGATGTCTATGCATTTGGAGTTGTACTTCTTGAACTCTTGTCAGGAAGAAGACCAATTAATTCTGATTCTCCTAAAGGACAAGAGAGTTTGGTCATGTGG GCAAAGCCAATACTAGAGAGCAGAGATGTAAAAGCTTTACTAGACCCAGATTTGGATGGCAAAGTTGATGAGGTCCAAATGAAGAGAATGGTTCTGGCAGCAACTCTTTGCCTCATTCGTTCATCTAGGCTTCGGCCTAGTATCATCCAA ATAATGAAGATATTAAAAGGAGAAGAAGATATTGAGAAGTGGGCAAACTCAAAAAACAATCTTCGACAACATGACATAGCAGAGAACCAAGAACAAGAAGATGATGAAGTGTATCCTAATTCAAGTGCAGAGTTGCATTTGAGTCTTGCATTGCTTGATGTTGATGACGATGAAATGACGTCGTTTAGCAGTACAGACAGATGCAGCAGCCTCTATTTGGATGAGTCCTATAAAGACCGATGGAGTAGGTCATCAAGTTTCGATTGA